The following are encoded in a window of Dysidea avara chromosome 4, odDysAvar1.4, whole genome shotgun sequence genomic DNA:
- the LOC136252071 gene encoding putative leucine-rich repeat-containing protein DDB_G0290503 — protein MSSLEDYYPSIIRLLDVQVIGPYLVKRGVLSSQDYYDNYVGPLQKGETSNYKLSLKLTNKCLKKPKDFLEALEESLNSTNHADHQELLETLSAVGNDSVNAKKKNLVHRAAHKVKKRVFAKQSSVADIHISQNNTRSDHSMMRHYSNTDVKNSDEITQDKSAELQTGWSFKPPNASNSSLDLPPTHSDCQPPLRLTGSLKHLNRSLGNSVSHIKQCNGSVSLPSSPTCLPRQHRSGSLSIPLSYSTTAKTETELYQQSKLEIERLKERNKFQEEVLKKLQSECDELKSQVKELERLKEREGLQKEMIEKFKSENKQLNEHTTELKVEVATLNEKLSNTKENEEQSKAARNELEKCLQSLQSKVETMTVQVESADVKLNSKQEKIEHVEAQNRDLRKQITELKQKLTQQQTQARIDHSKHQKEIEKYQQRCEQMENQVQEKDNKLSNIEGKMENTSENLKQIQEILANLNEKEEIDDPPSLHKQDSGKVAEVIIRKNGVECSKQQLVLECSKQDLVDIIEVYIEQIEELHHKVHLYQCEIRKLKLKLKSLV, from the exons ATGTCATCACTGGAGGACTACTATCCTAGCATCATCAGGTTATTGGATGTACAAGTGATTGGTCCTTACCTGGTGAAACGAGGAGTCCTCAGCAGCCAAGACTACTATGACAATTATGTTGGACCACTTCAGAAAGGAGAGACCAGCAACTACAAGTTGTCATTGAAATTGACCAATAAGTGTTTGAAGAAGCCAAAGGACTTCCTTGAAGCACTGGAAGAATCACTCAACAGCACAAACCATGCTGATCATCAGGAACTGTTGGAAACATTGTCAGCTGTGGGTAATGATAGTGTAAAT GCCAAGAAAAAGAATTTGGTCCATAGAGCTGCCCATAAAGTGAAGAAGAGAGTGTTTGCCAAGCAG AGCTCTGTTGCAGACATTCACATATCACAGAACAACACAAGGAGTGATCACTCAATGATGCGACACTACAGTAACACTGATGTTAAAAATTCTGACGAGATCACACAGGATAAATCAGCAGAG CTACAAACTGGATGGTCTTTTAAACCACCGAATGCTTCAAACTCTTCTCTGGATTTACCACCTACCCATTCAGATTGT CAACCACCTCTTCGGTTAACTGGGTCACTGAAACATCTTAATAGAAGCCTTGGAAAT TCTGTTAGTCACATTAAGCAGTGCAATGGTTCAGTATCGCTTCCATCATCACCAACTTGTTTACCAAGACAACACAGATCCGGATCATTATCTATTCCTTTAAGTTACAGCACCACAGCTAAAACAGAGACAGAACTTTATCAACAGTCAAAATTAGAAATTGAAAGGCTTAAAGAAAGGAACAAATTCCAAGAAGAAGTTTTAAAGAAGTTGCAATCAGAATGTGATGAGCTAAAAAGTCAAGTTAAGGAGCTGGAACGTCTTAAGGAAAGGGAAGGgttgcaaaaagaaatgattgagaAATTTAAAAGTGAAAACAAGCAACTAAATGAACACACAACTGAGCTTAAGGTAGAGGTTGCTACTTTGAATGAAAAACTGTCAAAtacaaaggaaaatgaagaacaatCCAAAGCTGCAAGAAATGAACTTGAGAAGTGCTTGCAAAGTTTACAAAGCAAAGTAGAAACCATGACAGTTCAAGTGGAGAGTGCTGATGTGAAATTGAATTCAAAGCAAGAGAAGATTGAACATGTTGAAGCACAGAACAGAGACTTGAGAAAACAAATAACTGAACTAAAACAAAAACTAACACAACAGCAAACACAAGCAAGAATTGACCATAGCAAACATCAAAAAGAAATTGAAAAGTATCAACAAAGATGTGAGCAGATGGAAAATCAAGTACAGGAAAAAGATAACAAACTGAGCAATATTGAAGGAAAGATGGAAAACACATCAGAGAATTTGAAACAAATACAAGAAATACTTGCCAATTTGAATGAAAAGGAGGAGATAGATGATCCACCTTCACTACATAAACAGGATTCCGGAAAAGTTGCAGAAGTGATCATCAGAAAAAATGGTGTTGAGTGCTCCAAACAACAGCTGGTATTGGAATGTTCAAAGCAGGACCTGGTGGATATTATTGAGGTATATATTGAACAGATTGAAGAACTCCACCACAAAGTACACTTGTACCAGTGTGAGATCAGGAAATTGAAATTAAAACTGAAGAGTCTTGTGTAA